One region of Citrus sinensis cultivar Valencia sweet orange chromosome 6, DVS_A1.0, whole genome shotgun sequence genomic DNA includes:
- the LOC102628312 gene encoding TSL-kinase interacting protein 1 isoform X5: MQMESQLSMNSEVHLHPRNTPVQDEDPRVVASSTLDNVILQQSAKRPTRQWAAWTREEEESFFTALRQVGKNFEKITHRVRSKNKDQVRHYYYRLVRRMNKLLGPGLCLDAKNSKDTNAAMLRWWSLLEKYSCKASKLHLKPRRFKIFVEALEHQLLKDRKRSVRKRPSQRDSYSPTAPTPIPNQSRTSGQDTCTVKLVLVDSQNIQKLGPAKGSLKRNVNIGINRSNNKADSATLKPRQRRKPADSISSAAYKKWEKAAIAGVSLVADAAEHLERTSTDKEVERQQGELEHTALETADKVLPPLPTISPTLFAEGNVQTPVKLKLQLYPIDDGTRKALEMDNHNPHLELTLSTRKKISSVLEHLNRKWGNASVASGELMLFPYGAQRENLVGYQRWTQDSVFSAADVYAMIGSPPMFRLRYGWFSDTELGYVAPHAPSASGCVPSFHNINVENKKEQIVDSVPGRVPSTSDQSENFVDPYKKLTSVKENDTFATSSSSMPKETSSYISTSKCDIADTSDPAANVSWPRKETGNEIITGQAEDMGDERLSSGTALSAGEWADSLTNISVGDLLAEVPHDLDAAPVAESSQCLQQIPFSCDSFDAAIAAHISRHQNKMGALSTLASHASSIWDAEETCDAFSFQKNPVLCNGVSRLPDIAPPAADCEQIARTNSELLDAEGPTDYPAHEDPMDDCLRNPHTLDNSVNDFNGLTDIYWPDSLGPLDLDIPSSKYRGEDIILSDSLGGLNRLIASSLDAFQNCSFFGLDKKEPTPTVEAGETASFSDFKIGSQG, encoded by the exons ATGCAGATGGAATCACAGTTGTCCATGAACTCCGAGGTGCATCTTCATCCTAGGAATACTCCAGTTCAGGATGAAGACCCTCGTGTAGTAGCCTCATCTACCCTCGATAATGTTATTCTGCAGCAGTCTG CTAAAAGGCCTACACGGCAATGGGCTGCTTGGACACGGGAAGAGGAGGAAAGCTTTTTCACTGCATTGCGACAAGTTGGCAAG AATTTTGAGAAGATCACTCATCGAGTCCGAAGCAAAAACAAGGATCAG GTCCGACATTATTATTATCGTCTGGTGAGGCGGATGAACAAGCTGCTGGGTCCAGGATTATGTCTGGATGCAAAAAACTCTAAAGATACCAATGCTGCAATGCTTCGATG GTGGTCTTTACTGGAAAAGTATAGCTGCAAAGCCTCAAAGCTTCACCTGAAGCCCCGAAGGTTCAAGATATTTGTAGAAGCCTTG GAGCATCAACTCCTGAAAGATAGGAAGAGAAGTGTTAGAAAGCGACCTTCTCAAAGGGACAGCTATTCACCTACAGCTCCAACCCCCATTCCAAATCAGAGTAGAACATCAGGACAGGATACTTGCACAGTAAAATTAGTTCTTGTTGATAGTCAAAACATACAAAAATTAGGGCCTGCAAAAGGATCTTTGAAGCGCAATGTTAACATAGGTATTAATCGTAGCAACAATAAGGCAGACTCTGCTACTCTGAAACCTAGGCAACGACGGAAACCag cAGATAGCATCTCATCAGCTGCATATAAAAAATGGGAAAAGGCTGCTATTGCTGGGGTTTCTTTGGTTGCTGATGCTGCTGAGCATTTAGAACGAACATCCACTGATAAAGAAGTTGAACGTCAGCAAGGTGAGCTTG AGCACACAGCTCTTGAAACTGCTGATAAAGTTCTTCCCCCTTTGCCCACTATTTCACCAACTCTTTTTGCTGAGGGCAATGTACAAACTCCTGTGAAACTTAAGCTCCAGCTGTATCCAATTGATGATGGTACTCGAAAAGCCCTAGAAATG GATAACCATAATCCACACCTGGAGCTCACTCTTAGTACAAGGAAAAAGATATCATCAGTACTTGAACATTTAAATCGCAAATGGGGCAATGCAAGTGTCGCATCTGGAGAGCTAATGCTTTTTCCTTATGGTGCTCAAAGGGAAAATCTGGTGGGTTATCAGAGATGGACCCAGGACTCCGTTTTTAGTGCAGCAGATGTATATGCAATGATCGGAAGCCCTCCAATGTTCCGCTTGAG GTATGGTTGGTTTTCTGATACTGAACTTGGGTATGTAGCACCACATGCTCCTTCAGCATCCGGCTGTGTTCCTAGCTTCCATAATATAAATGTGGAAAATAAGAAGGAGCAGATTGTTGATTCAGTGCCCGGACGTGTGCCATCTACCAGTGATCAGTCTGAGAATTTTGTGGATCCCTATAAAAAACTAACATCAGTTAAAGAAAACGACACATTTGCAACTTCTTCAAGTAGTATGCCTAAGGAGACGAGTAGTTACATCAGCACTTCCAAATGTGATATTGCAGACACATCTGATCCTGCAGCAAATGTATCATGGCCCAGGAAGGAGACTGGTAATGAGATTATTACCGGACAAGCGGAAGATATG GGTGACGAGAGGTTAAGCAGTGGTACTGCACTGTCAGCAGGGGAGTGGGCAGATAGTCTCACCAACATAAGTGTTGGAGATCTGCTCGCTGAGGTGCCTCATGATTTGGATGCTGCACCTGTTGCTGAAAGTTCTCAATGTCTTCAGCAAATCCCGTTCAGCTGTGATTCATTTGATGCTGCCATCGCTGCTCATATATCTAGACATCAAAACAAGATGGGAGCCTTATCAACCTTGGCATCCCATGCTTCTTCCATCTGGGATGCTGAAGAAACATGTGATGCATTctcatttcaaaaaaatccAGTTCTTTGTAATGGGGTTTCCAGATTGCCTGACATTGCTCCTCCAGCAGCAGACTGTGAGCAGATTGCAAGAACAAATTCG GAGTTACTTGATGCTGAGGGCCCTACTGACTACCCTGCGCATGAAGACCCTATGGATGATTGTCTCCGCAATCCCCACACTTTGGATAATTCTGTAAATGACTTCAATGGGCTAACAGATATATATTGG CCCGACTCTTTAGGACCATTAGATTTGGACATACCATCCTCTAAATATCGTGGTGAAGATATAATTCTTAGTGATAGCCTTGGAGGTCTGAACCGTCTTATTGCCAGTAGTCTTGATGCATTTCAAAATTGCTCATTCTTTGGGTTGGACAAGAAAGAACCGACACCAACAGTTGAAGCTGGAGAAACTGCCTCTTTTTCGGATTTTAAAATTGGCAGTCAGGGTTGA
- the LOC102628312 gene encoding TSL-kinase interacting protein 1 isoform X1 yields MQMESQLSMNSEVHLHPRNTPVQDEDPRVVASSTLDNVILQQSAKRPTRQWAAWTREEEESFFTALRQVGKNFEKITHRVRSKNKDQVRHYYYRLVRRMNKLLGPGLCLDAKNSKDTNAAMLRWWSLLEKYSCKASKLHLKPRRFKIFVEALEHQLLKDRKRSVRKRPSQRDSYSPTAPTPIPNQSRTSGQDTCTVKLVLVDSQNIQKLGPAKGSLKRNVNIGINRSNNKADSATLKPRQRRKPADSISSAAYKKWEKAAIAGVSLVADAAEHLERTSTDKEVERQQGELEHTALETADKVLPPLPTISPTLFAEGNVQTPVKLKLQLYPIDDGTRKALEMDNHNPHLELTLSTRKKISSVLEHLNRKWGNASVASGELMLFPYGAQRENLVGYQRWTQDSVFSAADVYAMIGSPPMFRLRYGWFSDTELGYVAPHAPSASGCVPSFHNINVENKKEQIVDSVPGRVPSTSDQSENFVDPYKKLTSVKENDTFATSSSSMPKETSSYISTSKCDIADTSDPAANVSWPRKETGNEIITGQAEDMGDERLSSGTALSAGEWADSLTNISVGDLLAEVPHDLDAAPVAESSQCLQQIPFSCDSFDAAIAAHISRHQNKMGALSTLASHASSIWDAEETCDAFSFQKNPVLCNGVSRLPDIAPPAADCEQIARTNSVGSGGFFEELLDAEGPTDYPAHEDPMDDCLRNPHTLDNSVNDFNGLTDIYWPDSLGPLDLDIPSSKYRGEDIILSDSLGGLNRLIASSLDAFQNCSFFGLDKKEPTPTVEAGETASFSDFKIGSQG; encoded by the exons ATGCAGATGGAATCACAGTTGTCCATGAACTCCGAGGTGCATCTTCATCCTAGGAATACTCCAGTTCAGGATGAAGACCCTCGTGTAGTAGCCTCATCTACCCTCGATAATGTTATTCTGCAGCAGTCTG CTAAAAGGCCTACACGGCAATGGGCTGCTTGGACACGGGAAGAGGAGGAAAGCTTTTTCACTGCATTGCGACAAGTTGGCAAG AATTTTGAGAAGATCACTCATCGAGTCCGAAGCAAAAACAAGGATCAG GTCCGACATTATTATTATCGTCTGGTGAGGCGGATGAACAAGCTGCTGGGTCCAGGATTATGTCTGGATGCAAAAAACTCTAAAGATACCAATGCTGCAATGCTTCGATG GTGGTCTTTACTGGAAAAGTATAGCTGCAAAGCCTCAAAGCTTCACCTGAAGCCCCGAAGGTTCAAGATATTTGTAGAAGCCTTG GAGCATCAACTCCTGAAAGATAGGAAGAGAAGTGTTAGAAAGCGACCTTCTCAAAGGGACAGCTATTCACCTACAGCTCCAACCCCCATTCCAAATCAGAGTAGAACATCAGGACAGGATACTTGCACAGTAAAATTAGTTCTTGTTGATAGTCAAAACATACAAAAATTAGGGCCTGCAAAAGGATCTTTGAAGCGCAATGTTAACATAGGTATTAATCGTAGCAACAATAAGGCAGACTCTGCTACTCTGAAACCTAGGCAACGACGGAAACCag cAGATAGCATCTCATCAGCTGCATATAAAAAATGGGAAAAGGCTGCTATTGCTGGGGTTTCTTTGGTTGCTGATGCTGCTGAGCATTTAGAACGAACATCCACTGATAAAGAAGTTGAACGTCAGCAAGGTGAGCTTG AGCACACAGCTCTTGAAACTGCTGATAAAGTTCTTCCCCCTTTGCCCACTATTTCACCAACTCTTTTTGCTGAGGGCAATGTACAAACTCCTGTGAAACTTAAGCTCCAGCTGTATCCAATTGATGATGGTACTCGAAAAGCCCTAGAAATG GATAACCATAATCCACACCTGGAGCTCACTCTTAGTACAAGGAAAAAGATATCATCAGTACTTGAACATTTAAATCGCAAATGGGGCAATGCAAGTGTCGCATCTGGAGAGCTAATGCTTTTTCCTTATGGTGCTCAAAGGGAAAATCTGGTGGGTTATCAGAGATGGACCCAGGACTCCGTTTTTAGTGCAGCAGATGTATATGCAATGATCGGAAGCCCTCCAATGTTCCGCTTGAG GTATGGTTGGTTTTCTGATACTGAACTTGGGTATGTAGCACCACATGCTCCTTCAGCATCCGGCTGTGTTCCTAGCTTCCATAATATAAATGTGGAAAATAAGAAGGAGCAGATTGTTGATTCAGTGCCCGGACGTGTGCCATCTACCAGTGATCAGTCTGAGAATTTTGTGGATCCCTATAAAAAACTAACATCAGTTAAAGAAAACGACACATTTGCAACTTCTTCAAGTAGTATGCCTAAGGAGACGAGTAGTTACATCAGCACTTCCAAATGTGATATTGCAGACACATCTGATCCTGCAGCAAATGTATCATGGCCCAGGAAGGAGACTGGTAATGAGATTATTACCGGACAAGCGGAAGATATG GGTGACGAGAGGTTAAGCAGTGGTACTGCACTGTCAGCAGGGGAGTGGGCAGATAGTCTCACCAACATAAGTGTTGGAGATCTGCTCGCTGAGGTGCCTCATGATTTGGATGCTGCACCTGTTGCTGAAAGTTCTCAATGTCTTCAGCAAATCCCGTTCAGCTGTGATTCATTTGATGCTGCCATCGCTGCTCATATATCTAGACATCAAAACAAGATGGGAGCCTTATCAACCTTGGCATCCCATGCTTCTTCCATCTGGGATGCTGAAGAAACATGTGATGCATTctcatttcaaaaaaatccAGTTCTTTGTAATGGGGTTTCCAGATTGCCTGACATTGCTCCTCCAGCAGCAGACTGTGAGCAGATTGCAAGAACAAATTCGGTGGGTTCTGGTGGCTTTTTCGAG GAGTTACTTGATGCTGAGGGCCCTACTGACTACCCTGCGCATGAAGACCCTATGGATGATTGTCTCCGCAATCCCCACACTTTGGATAATTCTGTAAATGACTTCAATGGGCTAACAGATATATATTGG CCCGACTCTTTAGGACCATTAGATTTGGACATACCATCCTCTAAATATCGTGGTGAAGATATAATTCTTAGTGATAGCCTTGGAGGTCTGAACCGTCTTATTGCCAGTAGTCTTGATGCATTTCAAAATTGCTCATTCTTTGGGTTGGACAAGAAAGAACCGACACCAACAGTTGAAGCTGGAGAAACTGCCTCTTTTTCGGATTTTAAAATTGGCAGTCAGGGTTGA
- the LOC102628312 gene encoding TSL-kinase interacting protein 1 isoform X2 yields MQMESQLSMNSEVHLHPRNTPVQDEDPRVVASSTLDNVILQQSAKRPTRQWAAWTREEEESFFTALRQVGKNFEKITHRVRSKNKDQVRHYYYRLVRRMNKLLGPGLCLDAKNSKDTNAAMLRWWSLLEKYSCKASKLHLKPRRFKIFVEALEHQLLKDRKRSVRKRPSQRDSYSPTAPTPIPNQSRTSGQDTCTVKLVLVDSQNIQKLGPAKGSLKRNVNIGINRSNNKADSATLKPRQRRKPDSISSAAYKKWEKAAIAGVSLVADAAEHLERTSTDKEVERQQGELEHTALETADKVLPPLPTISPTLFAEGNVQTPVKLKLQLYPIDDGTRKALEMDNHNPHLELTLSTRKKISSVLEHLNRKWGNASVASGELMLFPYGAQRENLVGYQRWTQDSVFSAADVYAMIGSPPMFRLRYGWFSDTELGYVAPHAPSASGCVPSFHNINVENKKEQIVDSVPGRVPSTSDQSENFVDPYKKLTSVKENDTFATSSSSMPKETSSYISTSKCDIADTSDPAANVSWPRKETGNEIITGQAEDMGDERLSSGTALSAGEWADSLTNISVGDLLAEVPHDLDAAPVAESSQCLQQIPFSCDSFDAAIAAHISRHQNKMGALSTLASHASSIWDAEETCDAFSFQKNPVLCNGVSRLPDIAPPAADCEQIARTNSVGSGGFFEELLDAEGPTDYPAHEDPMDDCLRNPHTLDNSVNDFNGLTDIYWPDSLGPLDLDIPSSKYRGEDIILSDSLGGLNRLIASSLDAFQNCSFFGLDKKEPTPTVEAGETASFSDFKIGSQG; encoded by the exons ATGCAGATGGAATCACAGTTGTCCATGAACTCCGAGGTGCATCTTCATCCTAGGAATACTCCAGTTCAGGATGAAGACCCTCGTGTAGTAGCCTCATCTACCCTCGATAATGTTATTCTGCAGCAGTCTG CTAAAAGGCCTACACGGCAATGGGCTGCTTGGACACGGGAAGAGGAGGAAAGCTTTTTCACTGCATTGCGACAAGTTGGCAAG AATTTTGAGAAGATCACTCATCGAGTCCGAAGCAAAAACAAGGATCAG GTCCGACATTATTATTATCGTCTGGTGAGGCGGATGAACAAGCTGCTGGGTCCAGGATTATGTCTGGATGCAAAAAACTCTAAAGATACCAATGCTGCAATGCTTCGATG GTGGTCTTTACTGGAAAAGTATAGCTGCAAAGCCTCAAAGCTTCACCTGAAGCCCCGAAGGTTCAAGATATTTGTAGAAGCCTTG GAGCATCAACTCCTGAAAGATAGGAAGAGAAGTGTTAGAAAGCGACCTTCTCAAAGGGACAGCTATTCACCTACAGCTCCAACCCCCATTCCAAATCAGAGTAGAACATCAGGACAGGATACTTGCACAGTAAAATTAGTTCTTGTTGATAGTCAAAACATACAAAAATTAGGGCCTGCAAAAGGATCTTTGAAGCGCAATGTTAACATAGGTATTAATCGTAGCAACAATAAGGCAGACTCTGCTACTCTGAAACCTAGGCAACGACGGAAACCag ATAGCATCTCATCAGCTGCATATAAAAAATGGGAAAAGGCTGCTATTGCTGGGGTTTCTTTGGTTGCTGATGCTGCTGAGCATTTAGAACGAACATCCACTGATAAAGAAGTTGAACGTCAGCAAGGTGAGCTTG AGCACACAGCTCTTGAAACTGCTGATAAAGTTCTTCCCCCTTTGCCCACTATTTCACCAACTCTTTTTGCTGAGGGCAATGTACAAACTCCTGTGAAACTTAAGCTCCAGCTGTATCCAATTGATGATGGTACTCGAAAAGCCCTAGAAATG GATAACCATAATCCACACCTGGAGCTCACTCTTAGTACAAGGAAAAAGATATCATCAGTACTTGAACATTTAAATCGCAAATGGGGCAATGCAAGTGTCGCATCTGGAGAGCTAATGCTTTTTCCTTATGGTGCTCAAAGGGAAAATCTGGTGGGTTATCAGAGATGGACCCAGGACTCCGTTTTTAGTGCAGCAGATGTATATGCAATGATCGGAAGCCCTCCAATGTTCCGCTTGAG GTATGGTTGGTTTTCTGATACTGAACTTGGGTATGTAGCACCACATGCTCCTTCAGCATCCGGCTGTGTTCCTAGCTTCCATAATATAAATGTGGAAAATAAGAAGGAGCAGATTGTTGATTCAGTGCCCGGACGTGTGCCATCTACCAGTGATCAGTCTGAGAATTTTGTGGATCCCTATAAAAAACTAACATCAGTTAAAGAAAACGACACATTTGCAACTTCTTCAAGTAGTATGCCTAAGGAGACGAGTAGTTACATCAGCACTTCCAAATGTGATATTGCAGACACATCTGATCCTGCAGCAAATGTATCATGGCCCAGGAAGGAGACTGGTAATGAGATTATTACCGGACAAGCGGAAGATATG GGTGACGAGAGGTTAAGCAGTGGTACTGCACTGTCAGCAGGGGAGTGGGCAGATAGTCTCACCAACATAAGTGTTGGAGATCTGCTCGCTGAGGTGCCTCATGATTTGGATGCTGCACCTGTTGCTGAAAGTTCTCAATGTCTTCAGCAAATCCCGTTCAGCTGTGATTCATTTGATGCTGCCATCGCTGCTCATATATCTAGACATCAAAACAAGATGGGAGCCTTATCAACCTTGGCATCCCATGCTTCTTCCATCTGGGATGCTGAAGAAACATGTGATGCATTctcatttcaaaaaaatccAGTTCTTTGTAATGGGGTTTCCAGATTGCCTGACATTGCTCCTCCAGCAGCAGACTGTGAGCAGATTGCAAGAACAAATTCGGTGGGTTCTGGTGGCTTTTTCGAG GAGTTACTTGATGCTGAGGGCCCTACTGACTACCCTGCGCATGAAGACCCTATGGATGATTGTCTCCGCAATCCCCACACTTTGGATAATTCTGTAAATGACTTCAATGGGCTAACAGATATATATTGG CCCGACTCTTTAGGACCATTAGATTTGGACATACCATCCTCTAAATATCGTGGTGAAGATATAATTCTTAGTGATAGCCTTGGAGGTCTGAACCGTCTTATTGCCAGTAGTCTTGATGCATTTCAAAATTGCTCATTCTTTGGGTTGGACAAGAAAGAACCGACACCAACAGTTGAAGCTGGAGAAACTGCCTCTTTTTCGGATTTTAAAATTGGCAGTCAGGGTTGA
- the LOC102628312 gene encoding TSL-kinase interacting protein 1 isoform X3 has translation MQMESQLSMNSEVHLHPRNTPVQDEDPRVVASSTLDNVILQQSAKRPTRQWAAWTREEEESFFTALRQVGKNFEKITHRVRSKNKDQVRHYYYRLVRRMNKLLGPGLCLDAKNSKDTNAAMLRWWSLLEKYSCKASKLHLKPRRFKIFVEALEHQLLKDRKRSVRKRPSQRDSYSPTAPTPIPNQSRTSGQDTCTVKLVLVDSQNIQKLGPAKGSLKRNVNIGINRSNNKADSATLKPRQRRKPADSISSAAYKKWEKAAIAGVSLVADAAEHLERTSTDKEVERQQEHTALETADKVLPPLPTISPTLFAEGNVQTPVKLKLQLYPIDDGTRKALEMDNHNPHLELTLSTRKKISSVLEHLNRKWGNASVASGELMLFPYGAQRENLVGYQRWTQDSVFSAADVYAMIGSPPMFRLRYGWFSDTELGYVAPHAPSASGCVPSFHNINVENKKEQIVDSVPGRVPSTSDQSENFVDPYKKLTSVKENDTFATSSSSMPKETSSYISTSKCDIADTSDPAANVSWPRKETGNEIITGQAEDMGDERLSSGTALSAGEWADSLTNISVGDLLAEVPHDLDAAPVAESSQCLQQIPFSCDSFDAAIAAHISRHQNKMGALSTLASHASSIWDAEETCDAFSFQKNPVLCNGVSRLPDIAPPAADCEQIARTNSVGSGGFFEELLDAEGPTDYPAHEDPMDDCLRNPHTLDNSVNDFNGLTDIYWPDSLGPLDLDIPSSKYRGEDIILSDSLGGLNRLIASSLDAFQNCSFFGLDKKEPTPTVEAGETASFSDFKIGSQG, from the exons ATGCAGATGGAATCACAGTTGTCCATGAACTCCGAGGTGCATCTTCATCCTAGGAATACTCCAGTTCAGGATGAAGACCCTCGTGTAGTAGCCTCATCTACCCTCGATAATGTTATTCTGCAGCAGTCTG CTAAAAGGCCTACACGGCAATGGGCTGCTTGGACACGGGAAGAGGAGGAAAGCTTTTTCACTGCATTGCGACAAGTTGGCAAG AATTTTGAGAAGATCACTCATCGAGTCCGAAGCAAAAACAAGGATCAG GTCCGACATTATTATTATCGTCTGGTGAGGCGGATGAACAAGCTGCTGGGTCCAGGATTATGTCTGGATGCAAAAAACTCTAAAGATACCAATGCTGCAATGCTTCGATG GTGGTCTTTACTGGAAAAGTATAGCTGCAAAGCCTCAAAGCTTCACCTGAAGCCCCGAAGGTTCAAGATATTTGTAGAAGCCTTG GAGCATCAACTCCTGAAAGATAGGAAGAGAAGTGTTAGAAAGCGACCTTCTCAAAGGGACAGCTATTCACCTACAGCTCCAACCCCCATTCCAAATCAGAGTAGAACATCAGGACAGGATACTTGCACAGTAAAATTAGTTCTTGTTGATAGTCAAAACATACAAAAATTAGGGCCTGCAAAAGGATCTTTGAAGCGCAATGTTAACATAGGTATTAATCGTAGCAACAATAAGGCAGACTCTGCTACTCTGAAACCTAGGCAACGACGGAAACCag cAGATAGCATCTCATCAGCTGCATATAAAAAATGGGAAAAGGCTGCTATTGCTGGGGTTTCTTTGGTTGCTGATGCTGCTGAGCATTTAGAACGAACATCCACTGATAAAGAAGTTGAACGTCAGCAAG AGCACACAGCTCTTGAAACTGCTGATAAAGTTCTTCCCCCTTTGCCCACTATTTCACCAACTCTTTTTGCTGAGGGCAATGTACAAACTCCTGTGAAACTTAAGCTCCAGCTGTATCCAATTGATGATGGTACTCGAAAAGCCCTAGAAATG GATAACCATAATCCACACCTGGAGCTCACTCTTAGTACAAGGAAAAAGATATCATCAGTACTTGAACATTTAAATCGCAAATGGGGCAATGCAAGTGTCGCATCTGGAGAGCTAATGCTTTTTCCTTATGGTGCTCAAAGGGAAAATCTGGTGGGTTATCAGAGATGGACCCAGGACTCCGTTTTTAGTGCAGCAGATGTATATGCAATGATCGGAAGCCCTCCAATGTTCCGCTTGAG GTATGGTTGGTTTTCTGATACTGAACTTGGGTATGTAGCACCACATGCTCCTTCAGCATCCGGCTGTGTTCCTAGCTTCCATAATATAAATGTGGAAAATAAGAAGGAGCAGATTGTTGATTCAGTGCCCGGACGTGTGCCATCTACCAGTGATCAGTCTGAGAATTTTGTGGATCCCTATAAAAAACTAACATCAGTTAAAGAAAACGACACATTTGCAACTTCTTCAAGTAGTATGCCTAAGGAGACGAGTAGTTACATCAGCACTTCCAAATGTGATATTGCAGACACATCTGATCCTGCAGCAAATGTATCATGGCCCAGGAAGGAGACTGGTAATGAGATTATTACCGGACAAGCGGAAGATATG GGTGACGAGAGGTTAAGCAGTGGTACTGCACTGTCAGCAGGGGAGTGGGCAGATAGTCTCACCAACATAAGTGTTGGAGATCTGCTCGCTGAGGTGCCTCATGATTTGGATGCTGCACCTGTTGCTGAAAGTTCTCAATGTCTTCAGCAAATCCCGTTCAGCTGTGATTCATTTGATGCTGCCATCGCTGCTCATATATCTAGACATCAAAACAAGATGGGAGCCTTATCAACCTTGGCATCCCATGCTTCTTCCATCTGGGATGCTGAAGAAACATGTGATGCATTctcatttcaaaaaaatccAGTTCTTTGTAATGGGGTTTCCAGATTGCCTGACATTGCTCCTCCAGCAGCAGACTGTGAGCAGATTGCAAGAACAAATTCGGTGGGTTCTGGTGGCTTTTTCGAG GAGTTACTTGATGCTGAGGGCCCTACTGACTACCCTGCGCATGAAGACCCTATGGATGATTGTCTCCGCAATCCCCACACTTTGGATAATTCTGTAAATGACTTCAATGGGCTAACAGATATATATTGG CCCGACTCTTTAGGACCATTAGATTTGGACATACCATCCTCTAAATATCGTGGTGAAGATATAATTCTTAGTGATAGCCTTGGAGGTCTGAACCGTCTTATTGCCAGTAGTCTTGATGCATTTCAAAATTGCTCATTCTTTGGGTTGGACAAGAAAGAACCGACACCAACAGTTGAAGCTGGAGAAACTGCCTCTTTTTCGGATTTTAAAATTGGCAGTCAGGGTTGA